Proteins from one Argopecten irradians isolate NY chromosome 15, Ai_NY, whole genome shotgun sequence genomic window:
- the LOC138308813 gene encoding protein usf-like, translated as MASTRPKFPSQNLMGDCPYVMSGDPSNTKKGLIVLQEWWGLNDQIQNEAEMIGNMGNFVTIVPDLYRGKIAIDHETAGHYMGDLDWPGAVKDIAGAAQKLKSMGCEKIGVTGFCMGGALSLAAAVLVEEIQAAAPFYGTPKDELADLSKIKIPLQCHFGVEDTVEGFSCPKAQAKLKEKLEGVIHEFHVYQAAHGFTNPSSPGYDKDACDLSLARMVEFMNKHLS; from the exons ATGGCTTCAACAAGACCAAAGTTTCCGTCACAAAATCTGATGGGTGACTGTCCGTATGTAATGTCAGGAGATCCGTCTAACACCAAAAAAGGACTTATCGTTTTACAAGAATGGTGGGGACTAAACGATCAAATCCAAAACGAGGCTGAAATGATCGGGAATATGGGAAACTTTGTTACGATTGTTCCCGATCTTTACCGAGGGAAAATTGCAATAGATCACGAGACGGCTGGTCATTATATGGGTGATCTCGATTGGCCGGGAGCGGTGAAGGACATCGCTGGTGCGGCACAGAAACTTAAGAGCATGGGATGCGAAAAG ATTGGAGTGACAGGCTTTTGCATGGGCGGAGCGTTGTCTTTAGCAGCAGCCGTACTTGTAGAGGAAATCCAGGCAGCGGCGCCATTCTACGGAACCCCGAAGGACGAGCTAGCTGATCTATCTAAAATCAAAATACCGCTTCAGTGTCATTTCGGTGTTGAAGACACGGTAGAAGGTTTTTCTTGTCCCAAAGCTCAGGCTAAATTGAAAGAAAAGTTAGAAGGAGTAATTCATGAATTTCATGTATATCAGGCAGCACATGGTTTTACTAATCCATCCTCCCCTGGGTATGACAAAGACGCTTGTGATCTTTCCCTTGCACGAATGGTTGAATTCATGAACAAGCACTTGTCTTGA